A stretch of Geobacter sp. DNA encodes these proteins:
- a CDS encoding zinc-binding dehydrogenase, producing the protein MSQSNTVNRRIVLKSRPFGVPTTENFRLEERAVPVPSNGQMLLRTLYLSLDPYMRGRMSDQPSYTAPVAINDVMVGGTVSRVETSFHPDFQAGDLVLAYSGWQDYDLSDGLNLAKLESGMPRPSLLLGILGMPGFTAYIGLLDIGHPKAKETVVVPAASGAVGSVVGQIAKLLAGCRVVGIAGGAEKCRYVVKELGFDVCIDRRRADFSQQLTVACPNGIDVYFESVGGTVFDAVLPLLNASARIPLCGLIAQYNDTDLPQGPDRLGLLMRTLLTKRIKMQGFIIFEDYGHRFGEFYQQMSAWLAEGRIKYREDIVDGLENAPEAFIGMLEGKNFGKLVVRLAQDQDLTVPS; encoded by the coding sequence ATGTCACAAAGCAATACCGTCAATCGCCGAATCGTTCTGAAATCTCGCCCTTTCGGCGTCCCGACTACCGAGAACTTCCGACTTGAAGAACGTGCCGTTCCCGTCCCCTCAAACGGGCAGATGCTTTTGCGAACCTTGTATCTTTCGCTCGACCCATACATGCGAGGCCGGATGAGCGATCAGCCGTCTTACACAGCACCGGTAGCGATCAATGACGTGATGGTCGGCGGCACTGTCTCACGCGTTGAAACTTCTTTCCATCCGGACTTTCAGGCGGGAGACCTGGTCCTCGCCTACAGCGGCTGGCAGGACTATGATCTTTCCGATGGCCTGAATCTCGCCAAACTCGAAAGCGGGATGCCTCGTCCCTCGCTACTCCTTGGGATCCTTGGCATGCCCGGCTTTACTGCTTATATAGGCCTGCTTGACATCGGCCACCCTAAAGCAAAGGAAACAGTAGTTGTTCCGGCCGCATCCGGAGCGGTCGGCTCGGTGGTGGGCCAGATTGCCAAGCTACTCGCTGGTTGCCGCGTGGTCGGTATCGCTGGCGGTGCTGAAAAATGTCGCTATGTTGTGAAGGAACTGGGGTTCGATGTCTGTATAGACCGAAGGCGCGCCGACTTCTCGCAACAATTGACAGTAGCCTGCCCGAATGGGATCGATGTGTACTTTGAGAGCGTCGGCGGAACGGTATTCGATGCTGTTCTTCCTCTGTTGAACGCATCTGCCCGCATCCCTTTGTGCGGACTGATCGCCCAGTATAATGACACCGACCTGCCGCAAGGCCCGGACCGTCTCGGGCTTCTGATGCGGACACTGCTCACCAAGCGCATCAAGATGCAGGGGTTCATCATTTTCGAGGACTACGGCCATCGTTTTGGCGAGTTTTACCAGCAGATGAGCGCATGGTTGGCTGAAGGCCGCATCAAGTACCGCGAAGACATTGTCGATGGGTTGGAAAACGCACCCGAAGCTTTCATCGGGATGTTGGAAGGCAAGAACTTCGGCAAACTGGTCGTGCGCCTTGCACAAGACCAGGATCTCACGGTTCCGTCTTGA
- a CDS encoding putative DNA modification/repair radical SAM protein, with protein sequence MAIDMMDRLKILAEGAKYDVSCASSGSFRRNRDGIGNAASCGICHSWTSDGRCVSLLKILMTNSCIYDCAYCINRRSNDVRRVMLTPAEVAELTIGFYRRNYIEGLFLSTGVVRSPDYTMELLIQAVRTLRQGYRFNGYIHLKLVPGADPLLVEEAGLLADRVSINLELPTREGLALLAPDKSRDAVVGPMRQVNKLIVINREERQVSRQVPRFAPAGQSTQMIVGATSETDRQIVTLSEELYRRFELKRVYYSAFIPVITDSRLPVRPASPLRREHRLYQADWLLRYYGFRAHELLDEESPNLDTELDPKTGWALRHREMFPVEINRADYEVLLRIPGIGVRSAKRIVRARRQGHLGIDDLAILGVVMKRARYFITARGRTAGASNLESSLLRSTLMGGKRKQADSQLELPLSRPQADNEIIDLVTGEL encoded by the coding sequence ATGGCAATCGACATGATGGACAGACTGAAAATTCTTGCAGAAGGTGCGAAATACGACGTCTCCTGCGCCTCCAGCGGCAGTTTCCGCCGCAACAGGGATGGCATCGGCAATGCGGCTTCCTGCGGCATCTGCCATAGCTGGACCAGCGACGGCCGCTGCGTTTCCCTCCTCAAGATCCTGATGACCAACAGCTGCATCTATGACTGCGCCTACTGCATCAATCGCCGCAGCAACGATGTCCGACGGGTCATGCTGACGCCTGCCGAGGTTGCGGAACTGACCATCGGCTTTTATCGCCGCAATTACATCGAAGGGCTCTTCCTCAGCACCGGCGTGGTCCGCTCCCCAGACTACACCATGGAACTTCTGATCCAGGCGGTGCGTACGCTACGCCAGGGATATCGCTTCAACGGCTACATCCACCTGAAACTCGTGCCGGGTGCCGATCCGCTCCTGGTAGAGGAGGCAGGCCTTCTTGCCGACCGAGTCAGCATCAACCTGGAGCTGCCGACCAGGGAGGGGCTTGCCCTACTGGCGCCCGACAAAAGCCGCGACGCCGTGGTAGGTCCGATGCGCCAAGTGAACAAGCTGATTGTCATCAATCGGGAAGAACGCCAGGTTTCCCGGCAGGTGCCCCGCTTTGCCCCTGCCGGCCAGAGCACCCAGATGATCGTCGGCGCCACCAGTGAGACCGACCGGCAGATCGTCACCCTTTCGGAAGAGCTCTACCGAAGATTTGAGCTGAAGCGGGTCTACTATTCGGCATTCATCCCGGTGATCACCGACAGCCGCCTGCCGGTCAGGCCAGCATCGCCGCTCAGGCGGGAACACCGGCTGTATCAGGCCGACTGGCTGCTTCGCTATTACGGTTTTCGCGCCCACGAACTGCTGGATGAAGAGTCGCCGAACCTGGATACCGAACTCGACCCAAAAACCGGCTGGGCGCTTCGCCATCGAGAAATGTTCCCGGTGGAAATCAACCGGGCCGACTACGAGGTCTTGCTGAGGATTCCGGGGATCGGCGTCCGCTCGGCAAAGCGGATCGTCAGGGCGCGGAGGCAGGGGCATCTGGGTATCGACGACCTGGCAATCCTCGGGGTGGTTATGAAGAGGGCTCGCTATTTCATCACGGCTCGGGGCCGCACTGCCGGAGCGAGCAACCTGGAGAGCAGCCTCTTACGAAGCACGTTGATGGGAGGAAAGCGGAAACAGGCCGACAGCCAATTGGAACTGCCACTCTCTAGACCGCAGGCAGACAACGAAATCATCGACCTGGTCACGGGAGAACTGTGA
- a CDS encoding GAF domain-containing protein — MGNFFIHLRLKEKISLLGAGSVLITVFSLVALAVWQSGQYNTLAQREVSSLIETNLDSITRGVYHLIKTEHEATQQQIDSNLNVARRVLVTSGGVSLASERVTWTATNQFNRQQTSITLPKMMVGGRWLGMNTDPDSETVVVDEVTRLVKDTATIFQIMNDKGDMLRVATTVRNAKGKRAIGTYIPAVNPDGTLNRVIEAIKQGKTYHGRAFVVDEWYLTAYEPITDRRGKLMGMLYVGVKLRNVECRVRAAILQTSVGKTGYVYVLGGKGEHQGHYVVSQKGKRDGEDILESTDSNGNYVIKSIIDKAIVLGSGELATERYLWQNPGEAEPRWKIARLAYYEPWDWIIGTSVYEDELQFYRSVLRDGRIKMTSIMSIAGLLLSFSIGLFGMVIVRTIVRPVQQMKSAVETIIQGDLNRVVNVHSPDEIGELAQSFNIMTGRLKSTMEGLRKLNRTLRVLSECNQSMIRTTDEKSLLQDVLRIIVELGNYRMAWVGFAEKDPAKSVRPVACAGHDDGYLESIAITWDSSVLGGGPTGLAIRSGEIVFVEDVLTDATYIPWRDKALQHNFRSSIAIPIKADGDVLGALVLYADSPGAFESEEITLLQELSDDLAFGILALRTREERAKAEKALQQAEKKYRGIFENALEGIFQTSAEGRFITANPAFAAMLGYDSPAELISSVTDIGSQIYVDADRRAEFRRIIDTEGEVNSFECQMYRKDGGKIWVSLSGRAVAYEDAMVYFEGVAEDITKRKQDEEELRELNNALEQRVAQRTAELEQANSQLESFSYSVSHDLRAPLRAIDGFSSILVNEYFADIPADAQNYLKRISGNVRRMEGLIDDLLTFSRLGRMPLSKKYIEPIALVYGVLEELDKEREGRHVDVTVGDLPPCEADPKLLRQVFFNLLSNALKYTRRREDARIEVGAYLQDARYVYFVRDNGAGFDMQYADKLFSVFQRLHSQEMFEGTGVGLAIVRNIINRHGGSVWAEGDVDQGATFYFTL; from the coding sequence ATGGGCAATTTTTTCATCCATCTGCGATTAAAAGAGAAGATCTCCCTCTTGGGTGCCGGCAGCGTGCTGATTACAGTATTTTCTCTGGTGGCGCTTGCCGTCTGGCAGAGCGGACAATACAACACCCTGGCCCAGAGAGAGGTGAGCAGCCTCATTGAAACCAACCTGGACAGCATCACCAGGGGGGTGTACCACCTGATCAAGACAGAGCACGAGGCTACCCAGCAACAGATCGATTCCAACCTGAATGTGGCGCGCAGGGTGCTTGTCACTTCTGGAGGGGTAAGTCTGGCGAGTGAGCGGGTAACCTGGACTGCAACCAATCAGTTCAACCGACAGCAGACCAGCATCACCCTCCCCAAGATGATGGTCGGGGGCAGATGGCTGGGGATGAATACGGACCCGGACAGTGAAACGGTGGTGGTGGATGAAGTTACGCGCCTGGTGAAGGACACTGCGACCATTTTCCAGATAATGAACGATAAGGGCGACATGCTCCGTGTTGCAACGACCGTGAGGAACGCTAAAGGTAAGCGGGCAATCGGTACCTACATCCCCGCTGTGAATCCCGACGGAACTCTCAATCGGGTCATTGAAGCGATCAAGCAAGGGAAAACGTACCATGGCCGCGCCTTTGTCGTTGACGAGTGGTATCTGACCGCCTATGAGCCGATTACGGATCGTAGGGGGAAGCTTATGGGGATGCTGTATGTAGGTGTGAAGCTGCGCAACGTGGAGTGCAGGGTACGCGCGGCAATTCTGCAGACCAGTGTGGGGAAAACCGGCTATGTCTATGTACTGGGGGGAAAGGGGGAACACCAGGGGCATTACGTTGTCTCCCAGAAGGGAAAGCGCGACGGCGAAGACATCCTGGAGAGCACGGACAGCAATGGCAATTACGTCATAAAGTCGATTATCGACAAGGCCATAGTGCTCGGATCAGGAGAACTGGCGACGGAACGCTATCTCTGGCAGAATCCGGGTGAGGCTGAACCGAGATGGAAGATTGCCCGGCTTGCGTATTACGAACCCTGGGACTGGATAATCGGTACGAGCGTTTATGAGGATGAGCTGCAGTTTTACCGATCCGTGCTGCGTGACGGTCGGATCAAGATGACAAGCATCATGAGTATTGCCGGATTGCTCCTCTCCTTTTCCATCGGGTTGTTCGGCATGGTGATAGTCAGGACCATCGTGCGGCCGGTTCAGCAGATGAAAAGCGCTGTGGAAACCATCATCCAGGGCGATCTCAATCGTGTCGTGAATGTGCATTCCCCTGACGAGATCGGCGAACTGGCCCAGTCGTTCAACATTATGACGGGCAGGTTGAAGTCAACCATGGAGGGGCTGCGCAAGCTGAACCGGACCCTGAGGGTCTTAAGCGAGTGCAACCAGTCAATGATCCGTACCACGGACGAGAAGTCGTTGTTGCAGGATGTACTGCGGATTATCGTTGAGCTGGGGAATTATCGCATGGCATGGGTTGGCTTTGCGGAGAAGGACCCGGCAAAGAGTGTCCGCCCTGTAGCATGTGCTGGCCATGATGACGGGTATCTCGAATCCATCGCCATAACCTGGGACAGTAGCGTCTTGGGGGGAGGCCCGACCGGTCTTGCGATCAGGAGTGGGGAGATTGTATTTGTCGAGGATGTCCTGACAGATGCGACCTATATTCCGTGGCGAGACAAGGCCTTGCAGCACAACTTCCGCTCGTCCATTGCCATTCCGATCAAAGCGGACGGCGACGTGCTCGGCGCATTGGTTCTTTATGCCGATTCCCCCGGGGCCTTCGAGTCCGAGGAGATAACGCTCCTCCAGGAGTTGAGCGACGATCTGGCCTTCGGGATTCTTGCGCTACGCACGCGGGAAGAACGCGCCAAGGCAGAAAAGGCGCTGCAGCAGGCCGAGAAGAAGTATCGGGGCATATTCGAAAATGCCCTTGAAGGGATCTTTCAAACCTCAGCAGAGGGGCGTTTCATAACGGCCAATCCGGCGTTTGCAGCCATGCTCGGGTATGATTCCCCTGCCGAACTGATTTCGTCTGTCACCGATATCGGCAGCCAGATTTATGTCGACGCCGATCGTCGTGCCGAGTTCAGACGGATCATAGACACAGAAGGTGAAGTGAACTCTTTCGAGTGCCAGATGTATCGCAAGGATGGGGGGAAAATCTGGGTCTCGCTGTCAGGACGTGCGGTTGCGTACGAAGATGCAATGGTCTACTTTGAAGGGGTTGCCGAAGATATAACCAAGCGGAAACAGGACGAGGAAGAGCTTCGCGAATTGAATAATGCCCTAGAGCAGCGGGTGGCCCAGAGAACAGCAGAGCTTGAGCAGGCCAACAGCCAGTTAGAGTCCTTTTCCTACTCGGTTTCACACGATCTGCGCGCTCCGCTTCGGGCGATAGATGGATTCAGCAGCATTCTCGTCAACGAATACTTCGCGGATATTCCCGCAGATGCGCAGAATTATCTGAAGCGGATTTCCGGAAACGTGCGGCGCATGGAGGGTCTGATCGATGATCTGCTGACCTTCTCGCGGCTCGGCCGGATGCCGCTGTCCAAAAAGTACATCGAACCGATTGCCTTGGTATATGGGGTTTTGGAGGAGCTGGACAAGGAGCGGGAAGGGCGTCATGTGGACGTGACCGTTGGGGATCTGCCGCCCTGTGAGGCTGATCCGAAACTGCTCAGGCAGGTCTTCTTCAATCTCCTTTCCAATGCGCTCAAGTACACGCGCAGACGTGAAGATGCCCGTATTGAGGTCGGTGCATATCTGCAGGATGCACGATACGTCTATTTTGTCAGGGACAATGGCGCAGGATTCGACATGCAGTATGCCGACAAGCTGTTCAGTGTATTCCAGCGCCTGCACTCGCAGGAGATGTTTGAAGGTACCGGTGTCGGGCTGGCGATTGTCAGGAATATCATCAATCGCCATGGTGGAAGTGTCTGGGCAGAGGGGGATGTGGACCAGGGAGCAACATTCTACTTTACGCTGTGA
- a CDS encoding DUF1207 domain-containing protein — translation MKRRSVQGGIDYLSTKPVYKPTIRLFGSVMCNAWEETDWNPDVSAKAGFNIRSPYTEKRAIQIFGEYYHGNLPFGQFYKLRAEYYGAGINISF, via the coding sequence ATCAAGCGCAGAAGTGTCCAGGGGGGCATCGATTATCTGAGCACGAAGCCAGTCTACAAGCCGACAATTAGACTATTCGGCAGCGTCATGTGTAATGCTTGGGAGGAAACCGACTGGAACCCCGACGTAAGCGCCAAAGCAGGCTTCAATATTCGCAGCCCCTATACTGAAAAACGGGCCATTCAGATATTCGGCGAATATTACCACGGCAATTTGCCTTTCGGGCAGTTCTACAAACTTCGGGCAGAGTACTACGGGGCAGGTATCAACATATCATTCTGA
- a CDS encoding HDOD domain-containing protein, whose translation MSPFDELFHSRIRLPSPPAIAIKILETVRKDDFAFQDLAYIIESDPALTARVLRMANSSYYNASCNVTSIAKALSILGTHAVLNIALSFVICTELMNTATDGFDVDLFWRRAVTAAVAADETAKLVKHPNHDLFIVALLQDIGIPVLHSCFPRQYQQVIQQKLNSQTPLVEIERKLFGFDHLDVGAELLKSWQLPEEIYLPIRYLHQGCTIPSRYRPITDILTIAGRLSSFYNGSQDVDKIRKVKQILDRSFNVVGESVDMLVENTVHNTLAILDSFELSPGDLRPFSVILQEANEQLSRLYDSYELMVIELKHAKEKAEKLALELNDANERHRELAFKDGLTDLYNYRYFQEAMDLEFMRAQRYNRVFSMILLDLDHFKEINDTHGHTIGDFVLANVGKAVVKSVRETDIVARYGGDEFAVILPETADEDAIVVAEHIRKNIESCTMTIDDLTIKVTTSMGIASNRCASDLNSKAALVSLADKALYLAKNKGKNRVHSIKFAGI comes from the coding sequence ATGAGCCCCTTTGACGAGTTGTTCCACAGCAGGATACGGCTTCCCTCCCCGCCTGCCATTGCAATCAAGATCCTGGAAACCGTCCGGAAAGACGATTTTGCCTTCCAGGATCTCGCATACATTATTGAATCCGACCCTGCCCTGACGGCCAGGGTGCTCAGGATGGCAAACTCCTCGTACTACAACGCATCGTGCAACGTGACCAGCATTGCCAAGGCACTTTCCATCCTCGGCACCCATGCGGTCCTGAATATCGCCCTGTCGTTCGTGATCTGCACGGAATTGATGAACACGGCCACTGATGGCTTCGATGTCGATCTCTTCTGGCGCAGGGCCGTCACTGCTGCCGTTGCAGCAGATGAGACCGCAAAACTCGTCAAACACCCCAATCACGATCTGTTCATCGTCGCCCTTTTGCAGGATATCGGCATCCCGGTCTTGCATAGCTGTTTCCCGCGGCAATACCAGCAGGTTATCCAGCAAAAACTGAACAGCCAGACACCGCTTGTCGAGATCGAACGAAAGCTGTTCGGCTTCGATCATCTGGATGTCGGCGCCGAACTCCTGAAATCATGGCAGCTCCCAGAAGAGATCTACCTCCCTATCAGGTACCTTCACCAGGGATGCACCATCCCTTCCAGATATCGGCCCATTACGGACATCTTGACCATTGCCGGTCGATTATCCTCGTTTTACAACGGTTCTCAGGATGTGGACAAGATCAGAAAGGTCAAGCAGATCCTTGACCGTTCATTCAATGTAGTTGGGGAGTCTGTCGACATGCTTGTCGAAAACACTGTCCACAACACCCTTGCCATTCTCGATTCATTCGAGCTCTCCCCCGGCGACCTCCGTCCGTTTTCCGTAATTTTGCAAGAGGCAAACGAGCAGTTGAGCAGGCTTTACGACTCCTACGAGCTGATGGTGATCGAATTGAAACATGCCAAGGAAAAGGCGGAAAAGCTTGCGCTGGAGCTCAACGATGCCAATGAGCGTCACCGCGAGCTGGCTTTCAAGGACGGGCTGACCGACCTGTATAACTACCGCTATTTCCAGGAAGCCATGGACCTCGAATTCATGCGGGCGCAGCGGTACAACCGAGTCTTTTCCATGATCCTGCTCGATCTGGACCATTTCAAGGAAATCAATGATACCCATGGACACACCATTGGGGATTTTGTCCTGGCAAACGTCGGCAAGGCAGTCGTCAAGTCGGTCCGGGAGACCGATATCGTTGCACGCTACGGAGGAGACGAATTTGCAGTGATCCTGCCCGAAACAGCGGATGAGGATGCCATTGTCGTGGCTGAACACATCCGCAAGAACATCGAATCATGTACCATGACCATAGACGACTTGACGATCAAGGTCACGACCAGCATGGGAATCGCCAGCAACAGATGCGCCTCGGATCTGAACAGCAAGGCGGCCCTGGTCAGCCTTGCGGACAAGGCGCTCTATCTCGCCAAAAACAAGGGGAAGAATCGCGTTCACTCCATCAAGTTCGCCGGAATATGA
- a CDS encoding DUF4130 domain-containing protein encodes MGGHYRYDGSFAGLLTLLARLLPARILPDAISVDPPLQQSLFTVVTTVETDQLLVEQFWEKLSTHLAPTCLRIVRLAFLADHPGRELMICRYLLLAWEGKNIGNMLAHSDVAPLWKLSQQVGREAHRYLGFVRFQEVEGGFYYAGIAPDHRILPLIAPHFAARFRDQQWLIHDNRHGEGIIHDRNRREWLILPMNVHAEPQLTLAEERFQVLWRSYFTTLAIAERENLRLQQSKVPKKVRPWLVEFS; translated from the coding sequence ATGGGTGGTCACTATCGCTACGATGGAAGCTTTGCCGGTCTGTTAACGCTTTTAGCCCGACTCCTGCCGGCTCGTATCCTCCCGGATGCCATCAGCGTCGATCCGCCGTTGCAACAGAGCCTCTTTACCGTGGTGACAACCGTGGAAACGGACCAACTGCTTGTCGAGCAGTTTTGGGAAAAGCTGTCGACCCACCTTGCGCCAACGTGCCTCAGGATCGTGCGGTTGGCGTTTCTTGCCGACCACCCCGGACGGGAGCTGATGATCTGTCGATATCTGCTGCTGGCATGGGAGGGGAAAAATATCGGCAACATGCTTGCCCACTCCGACGTGGCGCCGCTCTGGAAGCTCAGCCAGCAGGTCGGGCGCGAGGCGCACCGCTACCTGGGGTTTGTCCGTTTCCAGGAGGTGGAAGGCGGCTTTTACTACGCCGGCATCGCTCCCGATCACCGGATACTCCCGCTCATCGCTCCCCATTTTGCCGCCCGCTTCAGGGATCAGCAGTGGTTGATCCACGACAACAGGCATGGCGAAGGGATCATCCATGACCGTAACCGGCGCGAATGGCTGATCCTCCCCATGAATGTTCATGCAGAGCCGCAACTGACGCTGGCAGAGGAGCGGTTTCAGGTCTTGTGGAGGAGTTATTTCACGACCCTGGCCATTGCCGAGCGGGAAAACCTCCGGCTGCAGCAGAGCAAGGTGCCGAAGAAGGTGCGCCCCTGGCTGGTGGAATTTTCCTAA
- a CDS encoding BON domain-containing protein, with the protein MRKLYRILKSLVCVGFITVFLGCASTQKHESTGQYIDDSVITTKVKAAIFDEPTLKTMQINVETFKGVVQLSGFVDSAQSVSKAGEVAARVKGVISVKNDLSIK; encoded by the coding sequence ATGAGAAAATTGTATCGTATCTTGAAATCGCTGGTCTGTGTCGGGTTTATTACCGTATTCCTGGGATGCGCATCCACGCAAAAACACGAAAGCACCGGCCAGTATATCGATGACTCCGTCATTACAACCAAGGTAAAAGCTGCAATATTTGACGAACCAACACTGAAAACAATGCAGATCAATGTTGAGACATTCAAGGGAGTGGTACAGTTAAGTGGATTCGTCGATTCGGCGCAGAGTGTATCAAAAGCGGGAGAGGTTGCCGCCAGGGTTAAGGGGGTAATTTCGGTGAAAAATGACCTGTCGATAAAATAG
- the cowN gene encoding N(2)-fixation sustaining protein CowN: MTPKGTDRYVTFKGIDGDGNARRLIAMLRRHIDDPGKTNAFWEQFKGKLALAGSAEANHGRMLDELFLVHSYINNIRELFEEQDDQEALALLQQVEAESC, translated from the coding sequence ATGACGCCAAAAGGAACCGACCGCTATGTAACCTTCAAGGGGATCGACGGCGACGGCAACGCGCGCCGGCTGATCGCCATGCTGCGCCGCCATATCGATGACCCTGGCAAGACCAACGCCTTCTGGGAACAGTTCAAAGGGAAGCTGGCGCTTGCCGGCTCTGCCGAGGCCAATCATGGCCGGATGCTTGACGAGTTGTTCCTCGTCCATTCCTACATCAACAACATTCGGGAGCTGTTCGAGGAACAGGACGACCAGGAAGCCCTGGCCCTCCTGCAGCAGGTTGAAGCTGAGTCGTGCTAG
- a CDS encoding OmpA family protein has product MKIITTSSIVHLLLFAIISTATAGGIRPDSFTLSGIVGGYSFDGKQHLETGPVIGIRGGYNFTKYFGVEALFDFVPTESTQASQDVQVYRYGGDLLLHLLPDSRLVPYLAAGYGGITVDRENQGTLTKGIFDYGPGLKYFLTDDLALRADLRHLVFRDNETLSNYEYTVGVTYQFGGKQTATQPVTEPEPEPVVTPAPIPEPALEPVPAAEPTPEKMKYCVSLDIEFDINKADIRPQYNDEVAKVGDFMKKYPTTTAVIEGYTDEVGSDEYNLQLSQRRAESVVKSLVDNFGIDPSRLSAKGYGKASPIADNATDAGKQKNRHINAIIDCALDVKELAPPPERLCISLKVEYATDSAEIQPRYYGEVNKVGDYMKKYPTTTAVIEGHTDNIGGAEHNMKLSLQRAENVVNYLVENFGIERSRLFAKGYGATRRIAYNNTPEGRQKNRRINAVIDCVIKK; this is encoded by the coding sequence ATGAAAATCATCACCACGTCTTCGATTGTCCATTTACTCCTCTTCGCAATTATTTCAACGGCCACAGCAGGCGGCATTCGCCCGGATTCCTTTACTCTTTCCGGCATAGTCGGCGGCTACAGCTTCGACGGCAAGCAGCACCTGGAAACAGGACCCGTCATCGGCATCCGTGGCGGCTATAACTTCACCAAGTATTTCGGTGTCGAGGCACTGTTCGACTTCGTCCCGACGGAAAGCACCCAGGCAAGCCAAGACGTCCAGGTCTATCGGTATGGCGGCGACCTATTACTGCACCTCCTACCGGACAGCAGACTGGTTCCCTACCTGGCGGCAGGTTATGGCGGCATCACCGTTGACCGCGAAAACCAGGGCACCCTAACCAAGGGGATCTTCGATTACGGGCCTGGGCTCAAATACTTTCTGACCGACGATCTGGCTCTGCGTGCCGATTTACGCCACCTCGTCTTCCGTGACAATGAGACCCTTTCCAACTATGAATACACCGTCGGGGTTACCTACCAGTTCGGCGGGAAACAAACTGCCACGCAGCCGGTAACTGAGCCTGAGCCTGAGCCAGTGGTCACCCCGGCCCCTATTCCGGAACCTGCACTCGAGCCGGTACCTGCTGCAGAACCAACCCCGGAGAAGATGAAATACTGTGTTTCCCTGGACATCGAGTTTGACATCAACAAAGCCGACATACGCCCGCAATATAACGATGAGGTGGCCAAGGTCGGTGACTTCATGAAAAAATACCCTACAACTACCGCCGTCATCGAGGGGTATACAGACGAGGTCGGCAGCGATGAATACAATTTGCAACTCTCCCAGCGGCGAGCCGAGAGCGTGGTGAAGTCACTGGTGGATAATTTCGGTATTGATCCTTCGCGTCTCTCTGCCAAAGGTTACGGTAAGGCCAGTCCGATTGCCGACAACGCAACCGATGCAGGTAAGCAGAAAAACCGACACATCAACGCCATCATCGACTGTGCTCTCGATGTAAAGGAACTCGCTCCACCGCCCGAGAGGCTCTGTATCTCCCTGAAGGTGGAATACGCCACGGATAGCGCCGAGATCCAGCCCCGCTATTATGGCGAAGTCAACAAGGTCGGCGATTACATGAAGAAGTACCCGACGACTACTGCTGTTATCGAGGGGCATACCGACAACATCGGTGGCGCTGAGCACAATATGAAGCTCTCCCTGCAGCGTGCAGAAAATGTGGTGAACTACCTGGTTGAAAATTTCGGTATCGAGCGTTCCCGCCTGTTTGCCAAGGGGTACGGTGCCACCCGGCGCATCGCCTACAACAACACCCCTGAAGGGCGACAGAAAAACCGTAGAATTAACGCTGTTATCGATTGTGTAATCAAAAAGTGA